The following are from one region of the Arachis duranensis cultivar V14167 chromosome 10, aradu.V14167.gnm2.J7QH, whole genome shotgun sequence genome:
- the LOC107471129 gene encoding cyclin-dependent kinase C-2 C-like isoform X1, protein MGCINSKNAVSGDSSPYLSPVDHVILEPLPPPAVSVAGSRGHSHVAGSSLADEKKKLKKNASKKSNGSFSIRLGFSKRHVDAEHNAAGWPSWLTVTAGEAVHGWLPLRADSFQKLDKIGQGTYSSVFRAREVETGRMFALKKVRFDNLQPESIRFMAREISILRRLDHPNIMKLEGIITSKQSSSIYLVFEYMEHDLAGLVSRPDILFTDSQIKCYLRQLLSGIEHCHIRGIMHRDIKVSNILLNNEGILKIGDFGLANTISPNNKHQLTSRVVTLWYRPPELLMGSTNYGVSVDLWSVGCVFAELFLGKPILKGRTEVEQLHKIFKLCGSPPDDFWKKYKLPHATVFKPQTTYESSLRERCAEFPETAVDLLETLLSIDPANRGTASSALMSEYFNTKPYACNPSNLPKYSPSKELDAKSREDMSRKRTDDKMQMRDAATSRRQPRRVKKYLREPIDHTQSVSKENGPHNVRRSDGRSHVQKGIGAHKDYLQPEMDAVSDLSQMVNIADGNGFTVPAQGGYDWVKRRKQDASSTLSDGSRSKISALDPNFAKGTYDLNRQRMTALDKRYNDKQGYHEETRVTMDFDPSELLNHQGNTDHGSQVSDMRREVRKSRFGREI, encoded by the exons ATGggttgcatcaattccaagaaTGCTGTGTCTGGGGACTCATCACCTTATTTATCACCTGTTGATCATGTGATTTTGGAACCTCTTCCTCCACCAGCAGTTTCAGTTGCAGGATCAAGGGGCCATTCTCATGTGGCAGGATCGTCATTAGcagatgagaagaagaaattgaagaagaacgCCTCCAAGAAGAGCAATGGCTCCTTTAGCATCAGGCTTGGATTCTCCAAGAGGCATGTTGATGCTGAACACAATGCTGCTGGTTGGCCAAGTTGGCTCACAGTTACTGCTGGTGAAGCTGTTCATGGATGGCTCCCTCTTAGAGCTGATTCTTTTCAGAAGTTAGATAAG ATTGGACAAGGTACTTATAGCAGCGTGTTCAGAGCACGTGAAGTTGAAACAGGAAGGATGTTTGCTCTGAAGAAGGTGCGCTTTGACAATTTACAACCTGAGAGCATTAGATTCATGGCAAGAGAAATATCGATCCTTCGCAGGCTAGACCACCCAAACATCATGAAATTGGAGGGCATAATCACTTCTAAGCAATCTAGTAGCATATACCTTGTTTTTGAATACATGGAGCATGATCTTGCTGGCTTAGTATCGCGTCCTGATATTCTCTTCACTGACTCTCAG ATAAAGTGTTACCTGCGACAGCTattaagtggaattgagcactGTCATATCCGTGGTATCATGCATCGTGACATTAAAGTATCAAATATCTTATTGAACAATGAAGGTATTCTCAAGATAGGAGATTTTGGATTAGCAAATACAATTAGTCCAAATAACAAGCATCAGTTAACCAGTCGTGTAGTAACTCTATGGTATCGCCCTCCTGAGCTCTTGATGGGATCAACCAATTATGGAGTATCGGTTGATTTGTGGAGTGTTGGTTGTGTATTTGCCGAACTTTTTCTAGGAAAACCAATCCTTAAGGGAAGAACTGAG GTTGAACAACTACACAAAATTTTTAAGCTGTGTGGATCTCCGCCGGACGATTTCTGGAAAAAGTATAAGCTTCCTCATGCAACAGTATTTAAGCCTCAAACTACCTACGAAAGCTCTTTGCGTGAGAGGTGTGCCGAGTTTCCAGAAACTGCTGTTGATCTACTTGAGACTTTATTATCCATTGACCCCGCCAATCGTGGAACCGCCTCCTCTGCCCTGATGTCTGAG tatttcaacACCAAACCTTATGCTTGCAATCCATCAAACTTGCCAAAGTATTCGCCTAGCAAAGAACTGGATGCTAAAAGTCGGGAAGATATGTCGAG GAAAAGGACCGATGATAAAATGCAAATGCGAGATGCTGCAACATCGAGAAGGCAACCAAGACGAGTCAAGAAATATTTGCGAGAACCAATTGATCATACTCAATCAGTTTCCAAAGAG AATGGTCCTCATAATGTTCGTAGAAGCGACGGTAGATCACATGTTCAAAAGGGAATAGGAGCACACAAAGACTATCTACAACCCGAAATGGATGCAGTCTCGGACCTTTCGCAGATGGTGAATATTGCAGATGGTAATGGCTTTACTGTACCGGCACAAGGCGGCTATGACTGGGTGAAAAGGAGAAAGCAAGATGCTTCATCTACACTATCAGATGGCTCAAGAAGCAAAATTAGTGCATTGGATCCAAACTTTGCTAAAGGAACTTATGATTTAAACAGACAAAGGATGACTGCTTTGGACAAGAGATATAATGACAAGCAAGGTTACCATGAAGAGACTCGCGTAACCATGGATTTTGATCCTTCCGAACTATTGAATCATCAG GGAAATACAGATCATGGTTCGCAAGTGAGTGACATGCGGCGCGAAGTTCGAAAATCAAGGTTTGGAAGAG AGATATGA
- the LOC107471129 gene encoding cyclin-dependent kinase C-2 C-like isoform X2: MFALKKVRFDNLQPESIRFMAREISILRRLDHPNIMKLEGIITSKQSSSIYLVFEYMEHDLAGLVSRPDILFTDSQIKCYLRQLLSGIEHCHIRGIMHRDIKVSNILLNNEGILKIGDFGLANTISPNNKHQLTSRVVTLWYRPPELLMGSTNYGVSVDLWSVGCVFAELFLGKPILKGRTEVEQLHKIFKLCGSPPDDFWKKYKLPHATVFKPQTTYESSLRERCAEFPETAVDLLETLLSIDPANRGTASSALMSEYFNTKPYACNPSNLPKYSPSKELDAKSREDMSRKRTDDKMQMRDAATSRRQPRRVKKYLREPIDHTQSVSKEHMQNGPHNVRRSDGRSHVQKGIGAHKDYLQPEMDAVSDLSQMVNIADGNGFTVPAQGGYDWVKRRKQDASSTLSDGSRSKISALDPNFAKGTYDLNRQRMTALDKRYNDKQGYHEETRVTMDFDPSELLNHQGNTDHGSQVSDMRREVRKSRFGREI, encoded by the exons ATGTTTGCTCTGAAGAAGGTGCGCTTTGACAATTTACAACCTGAGAGCATTAGATTCATGGCAAGAGAAATATCGATCCTTCGCAGGCTAGACCACCCAAACATCATGAAATTGGAGGGCATAATCACTTCTAAGCAATCTAGTAGCATATACCTTGTTTTTGAATACATGGAGCATGATCTTGCTGGCTTAGTATCGCGTCCTGATATTCTCTTCACTGACTCTCAG ATAAAGTGTTACCTGCGACAGCTattaagtggaattgagcactGTCATATCCGTGGTATCATGCATCGTGACATTAAAGTATCAAATATCTTATTGAACAATGAAGGTATTCTCAAGATAGGAGATTTTGGATTAGCAAATACAATTAGTCCAAATAACAAGCATCAGTTAACCAGTCGTGTAGTAACTCTATGGTATCGCCCTCCTGAGCTCTTGATGGGATCAACCAATTATGGAGTATCGGTTGATTTGTGGAGTGTTGGTTGTGTATTTGCCGAACTTTTTCTAGGAAAACCAATCCTTAAGGGAAGAACTGAG GTTGAACAACTACACAAAATTTTTAAGCTGTGTGGATCTCCGCCGGACGATTTCTGGAAAAAGTATAAGCTTCCTCATGCAACAGTATTTAAGCCTCAAACTACCTACGAAAGCTCTTTGCGTGAGAGGTGTGCCGAGTTTCCAGAAACTGCTGTTGATCTACTTGAGACTTTATTATCCATTGACCCCGCCAATCGTGGAACCGCCTCCTCTGCCCTGATGTCTGAG tatttcaacACCAAACCTTATGCTTGCAATCCATCAAACTTGCCAAAGTATTCGCCTAGCAAAGAACTGGATGCTAAAAGTCGGGAAGATATGTCGAG GAAAAGGACCGATGATAAAATGCAAATGCGAGATGCTGCAACATCGAGAAGGCAACCAAGACGAGTCAAGAAATATTTGCGAGAACCAATTGATCATACTCAATCAGTTTCCAAAGAG cACATGCAGAATGGTCCTCATAATGTTCGTAGAAGCGACGGTAGATCACATGTTCAAAAGGGAATAGGAGCACACAAAGACTATCTACAACCCGAAATGGATGCAGTCTCGGACCTTTCGCAGATGGTGAATATTGCAGATGGTAATGGCTTTACTGTACCGGCACAAGGCGGCTATGACTGGGTGAAAAGGAGAAAGCAAGATGCTTCATCTACACTATCAGATGGCTCAAGAAGCAAAATTAGTGCATTGGATCCAAACTTTGCTAAAGGAACTTATGATTTAAACAGACAAAGGATGACTGCTTTGGACAAGAGATATAATGACAAGCAAGGTTACCATGAAGAGACTCGCGTAACCATGGATTTTGATCCTTCCGAACTATTGAATCATCAG GGAAATACAGATCATGGTTCGCAAGTGAGTGACATGCGGCGCGAAGTTCGAAAATCAAGGTTTGGAAGAG AGATATGA